One stretch of Aeromicrobium fastidiosum DNA includes these proteins:
- a CDS encoding ABC transporter ATP-binding protein, whose amino-acid sequence MPPDVSAPPMSAAALMWRGVRRHRARLLGCYALITSWLLCEALVPVVIGVMIDRAVTTGDLDQLAVWGGVLVTLFVVLSYSYRLGARFGVAALQLEVHLLRVEVSEHVLGAGGARTGLLPGETLSLATSDAETIGELLWNIGYTLAGLVGVVVSAVVLFEIDLLLGLVVLIGVPLVLVVIQVVTPLIARDTTDQQAGIATATGVATDLLKGLRPLKGVGAEDVATSRYRVHSATARDASIRVARSSGYMYGLTAGLSGLFLALVAYLAGTRALDGDISIGELIAIVGLTQFLAEPIAGLGETSAQVARSFASAKRLVEFLHTPPLATHGSTVLDDPRAELSLASMTSGPLCDVDLSPRLGELVGVVVDDPAGADAVVRLVRGEVRPDERSGSLTLGGHPVDELTIDSLRSRVVVSQHHVDLFEGTLRTTIDPDDVLDDDQLAAILEASAASDVVDLHPEGLRQPISAGGATFSGGQRQRIALARAMATRAPILVLAEPTSAVDAMTEQRIADGIRSLRHPEGSSLSTLVITSSPALLASADRVVMISDGRVVATGTHHDLAQRDDYREAVLR is encoded by the coding sequence GTGCCTCCCGACGTCTCCGCTCCACCGATGTCGGCAGCGGCGCTCATGTGGCGAGGCGTGCGTCGGCACCGCGCCAGGCTCCTGGGCTGCTACGCCCTGATCACCTCCTGGCTGCTGTGCGAGGCCCTCGTGCCGGTCGTGATCGGCGTCATGATCGACCGGGCCGTGACCACCGGCGACCTCGACCAGCTCGCGGTCTGGGGAGGCGTGCTGGTCACGCTGTTCGTGGTGCTCAGCTACTCGTACCGGCTCGGTGCCCGCTTCGGCGTCGCCGCGCTGCAGCTCGAGGTGCACCTCCTGCGGGTGGAGGTCAGCGAGCACGTCCTGGGTGCCGGCGGCGCCCGCACCGGTCTGCTGCCCGGCGAGACCCTCTCGCTGGCCACCTCGGACGCCGAGACGATCGGCGAGCTGCTGTGGAACATCGGCTACACGCTCGCAGGGCTCGTGGGCGTCGTCGTGAGCGCTGTCGTGCTGTTCGAGATCGACCTGCTGCTGGGGCTCGTGGTGCTGATCGGCGTGCCGCTCGTGCTGGTCGTGATCCAGGTCGTCACGCCGCTGATCGCCCGAGACACGACCGACCAGCAGGCCGGCATCGCCACCGCGACGGGCGTCGCGACCGATCTGCTCAAGGGGCTGCGGCCCCTGAAGGGCGTCGGGGCCGAGGACGTCGCGACGTCGCGCTACCGCGTGCACAGCGCGACCGCCCGCGACGCGAGCATCCGGGTGGCCCGGTCGTCCGGCTACATGTACGGGCTCACCGCGGGCCTCAGCGGCCTGTTCCTCGCACTGGTGGCCTACCTGGCCGGCACCCGCGCGCTCGACGGCGACATCAGCATCGGCGAGCTCATCGCGATCGTCGGCCTGACCCAGTTCCTGGCCGAGCCCATCGCGGGACTCGGCGAGACGAGCGCCCAGGTCGCGCGCTCGTTCGCATCAGCCAAGCGACTGGTGGAGTTCCTGCACACCCCGCCTCTCGCGACCCACGGCTCGACCGTGCTCGACGACCCACGGGCCGAGCTCTCGCTCGCGTCCATGACCTCCGGCCCCCTCTGCGACGTCGACCTGTCACCCCGCCTCGGCGAGCTCGTGGGCGTCGTCGTCGACGACCCGGCCGGCGCGGACGCCGTCGTGCGCCTCGTGCGGGGCGAGGTGCGGCCCGACGAGCGGTCGGGCAGCCTGACGCTCGGCGGCCACCCGGTCGACGAGCTGACGATCGACTCGCTCCGCTCGCGCGTCGTCGTGAGCCAGCACCACGTCGACCTGTTCGAGGGGACGCTGCGCACGACGATCGACCCCGATGACGTCCTCGACGACGACCAGCTGGCCGCGATCCTCGAGGCCTCGGCGGCCAGCGACGTCGTCGACCTCCACCCCGAGGGCCTCCGGCAGCCGATCAGCGCGGGCGGTGCGACGTTCTCCGGCGGGCAGCGCCAGCGCATCGCACTGGCCCGGGCCATGGCCACCCGCGCCCCGATCCTCGTGCTGGCCGAGCCGACCAGCGCGGTCGACGCCATGACCGAGCAGCGCATCGCCGACGGCATCCGGTCGCTCCGGCACCCCGAGGGGTCCTCGCTCAGCACCCTCGTCATCACCTCGAGCCCCGCGCTCCTGGCGTCGGCCGACCGCGTCGTCATGATCAGCGACGGGCGGGTCGTCGCGACGGGGACGCACCACGACCTCGCGCAGCGCGACGACTACCGCGAGGCGGTGCTGCGATGA
- a CDS encoding GNAT family N-acetyltransferase, with protein MPPPASDLVVRPVRADEHDEVGRLTVAGYEADGHLTRADGTYDHEYAAWIGDVAGRADDSEVLVAVDGKHLVGTVTWCPHGSAFAQLARQPFQAEFRTLSVDPRARGRGVGRALVEACVDRARRAGLTEVLLCSLTEMTTAHRLYRSMGFARRPELDWTPVPGAHLWGFALALPPDDGSR; from the coding sequence GTGCCACCACCGGCATCTGACCTCGTCGTCCGTCCCGTCCGCGCCGACGAGCACGACGAGGTCGGACGATTGACGGTCGCCGGCTACGAGGCCGACGGACACCTGACCCGCGCCGACGGCACGTACGACCACGAGTACGCCGCGTGGATCGGCGACGTCGCGGGTCGCGCCGACGACAGCGAGGTGCTGGTGGCCGTCGACGGCAAGCATCTGGTCGGCACCGTCACGTGGTGCCCTCACGGATCGGCGTTCGCGCAGCTCGCCCGACAGCCTTTCCAGGCCGAGTTCAGGACGTTGTCGGTCGATCCACGTGCACGAGGACGCGGCGTCGGGCGCGCACTGGTCGAGGCCTGCGTCGACCGAGCACGGCGAGCGGGTCTGACCGAGGTGCTGCTGTGCTCGCTGACCGAGATGACGACGGCTCACCGGCTCTACCGGTCCATGGGCTTCGCACGACGTCCTGAGCTCGACTGGACGCCGGTGCCCGGGGCGCACCTGTGGGGCTTCGCGCTGGCCCTGCCGCCCGACGACGGGAGCCGGTGA
- a CDS encoding acetolactate synthase, with amino-acid sequence MTTDQTTEPQHGGILALDVARAHGVSTLFTLSGAHVFPMYDAAVKTEPAMPIIDVRHEPTAVFAAEAIGKLTRTPGLAVLTAGPGVTNGVSAVAQASFSGSPLVVVGGRAPNNRWGTGSLQELDHPPIFSSISKSSTTAHTVADIAPTIDEAFTLAGSSHRGPTFVDVPMDEFFNSAATGSPSQGNTTAPVQPDPDALRAIAELLRTSERPVLVLGTDVWADRAEVAALQFVQETGIPVISNGMGRGIVPGGHPQLVTKARSTSFNRADLVIVVGTPLDFRLGYGVFGGKDGATPARTVHVADSAGQVSSHADTAATAHGDLSLFFTGLFDALTGSAAHGSRPDWTPWLSTLQDEVAAATARDSELLTAEADPIHPARIYGELLPRLADDAVVIGDGGDFVSFAGKFVEPKRPGGWLDPGPYGCLGAGMGAAMAARIARPSSQVVLLYGDGAAGMSLMDVDTLVRHDLPVVMIVGNNSAWGLEKGPMQWIYGYDVAADLAPQTRYDQVVTALGGGGEMVTDPRQIGPAIDRALASGVPYLVNVMTDVDAAYPRATTGI; translated from the coding sequence ATGACGACCGACCAGACCACCGAGCCGCAGCACGGCGGCATCCTCGCCCTCGACGTGGCACGAGCCCACGGCGTCTCGACGCTGTTCACGCTCTCGGGCGCACACGTGTTTCCGATGTACGACGCCGCGGTCAAGACCGAGCCCGCGATGCCGATCATCGACGTGCGTCACGAGCCGACCGCGGTCTTCGCCGCCGAGGCGATCGGCAAGCTGACCCGCACCCCGGGCCTCGCCGTGCTAACGGCGGGGCCGGGCGTCACCAACGGCGTCAGCGCCGTGGCGCAGGCGAGCTTCTCGGGGTCGCCGCTCGTCGTGGTCGGGGGCCGCGCGCCCAACAACCGCTGGGGCACCGGCAGCCTGCAGGAGCTCGACCACCCGCCGATCTTCTCGTCGATCTCGAAGTCGTCGACCACGGCGCACACCGTCGCCGACATCGCCCCGACGATCGACGAGGCGTTCACGCTGGCCGGCTCGTCGCACCGCGGGCCCACGTTCGTCGACGTCCCGATGGACGAGTTCTTCAACAGCGCGGCCACCGGCAGCCCGTCGCAGGGCAACACCACGGCACCCGTGCAGCCCGATCCCGACGCCCTGCGGGCAATCGCCGAGCTGCTCCGCACGTCCGAGCGCCCCGTGCTGGTGCTCGGCACCGATGTGTGGGCCGACCGGGCCGAGGTCGCCGCGCTGCAGTTCGTCCAGGAGACCGGCATCCCGGTGATCTCGAACGGCATGGGCCGCGGCATCGTGCCCGGCGGGCACCCGCAGCTCGTCACCAAGGCCCGCTCGACGTCGTTCAACCGTGCCGACCTCGTGATCGTCGTCGGCACGCCGCTCGACTTCCGGCTCGGCTACGGCGTCTTCGGCGGCAAGGATGGTGCCACGCCGGCCCGCACGGTGCACGTCGCCGACTCCGCCGGTCAGGTCTCGTCGCACGCCGACACCGCGGCGACGGCCCACGGCGACCTGAGCCTGTTCTTCACAGGCCTGTTCGACGCCTTGACGGGATCGGCCGCCCACGGCTCACGTCCCGACTGGACGCCATGGCTGTCGACCCTGCAGGACGAGGTCGCCGCGGCGACCGCCCGCGACAGCGAGCTGCTGACCGCCGAGGCCGACCCGATCCACCCCGCCCGCATCTACGGCGAGCTGCTCCCCCGGCTGGCCGACGACGCCGTCGTGATCGGCGACGGCGGCGACTTCGTGTCGTTCGCAGGCAAGTTCGTCGAGCCCAAGCGCCCCGGCGGCTGGCTCGATCCCGGGCCGTACGGCTGCCTCGGTGCCGGCATGGGTGCGGCGATGGCGGCGCGCATCGCCAGGCCGTCGAGCCAAGTCGTGCTGCTGTACGGCGACGGTGCCGCGGGCATGTCGCTGATGGACGTCGACACGCTGGTGCGCCACGACCTGCCGGTCGTGATGATCGTCGGCAACAACTCCGCGTGGGGCCTCGAGAAGGGGCCCATGCAGTGGATCTACGGCTACGACGTCGCCGCCGACCTCGCCCCGCAGACGCGCTACGACCAGGTCGTCACGGCCCTCGGCGGCGGTGGCGAGATGGTCACCGACCCGCGCCAGATCGGGCCGGCGATCGACCGCGCCCTCGCCTCGGGCGTGCCCTACCTCGTCAACGTCATGACAGACGTCGACGCCGCCTACCCCCGTGCCACCACCGGCATCTGA
- a CDS encoding DUF2785 domain-containing protein produces MSEAYWQAVMQSGMDVPGDRGLDESTVELVEMLGHPNPRTREDLAYPLLTTWITRGVYDQLLAGLGDGIAPGLRYGLGHDGDVSVMRRSYSALMLAEIIGRDNNEHLMSSESVLDWGDRATAWYVREQDHRGWIPEQGWANAIAHGADLLAALARSRHFGRLELTVLLDVIADRVLTPTAYIWRHGEDDRLAYAVMTLLHRNELDPVIVEPWLVRLGQGIKPPQTRGHLEAEWPSPGVRNTSSFLRALHLQLALGVQGRDDLRADAELFAEQPAHRADLILAVLDQIRAEQPWLYRPTTRARPLG; encoded by the coding sequence ATGTCGGAGGCGTACTGGCAGGCGGTCATGCAGAGCGGCATGGACGTGCCCGGCGACCGAGGTCTCGACGAGAGCACCGTCGAGCTGGTCGAGATGCTGGGACACCCCAACCCGCGCACCCGCGAGGACCTCGCGTATCCCCTGTTGACGACGTGGATCACGCGCGGTGTGTACGACCAGCTGCTGGCCGGTCTGGGCGACGGCATTGCCCCGGGCCTGCGGTACGGGCTCGGCCACGACGGCGACGTGTCGGTCATGCGCCGGTCGTACAGCGCGCTGATGCTGGCCGAGATCATCGGCCGCGACAACAACGAGCACCTGATGTCGTCGGAGTCGGTGCTCGACTGGGGCGACCGGGCGACGGCCTGGTACGTCCGCGAGCAGGACCACCGCGGCTGGATACCCGAGCAGGGCTGGGCCAATGCGATCGCCCACGGCGCCGATCTGCTGGCCGCCCTGGCCCGGTCGCGGCACTTCGGTCGCCTCGAGCTGACGGTGCTGCTCGACGTCATCGCCGACCGGGTGCTGACTCCCACGGCCTACATCTGGCGGCACGGCGAGGACGATCGCCTGGCCTACGCCGTCATGACGCTGCTGCACCGCAACGAGCTCGACCCCGTCATCGTCGAGCCGTGGCTCGTGCGACTCGGACAGGGCATCAAGCCGCCGCAGACCCGCGGGCACCTCGAGGCCGAGTGGCCCTCCCCCGGCGTCCGCAACACCTCGTCGTTCCTGAGGGCGCTGCACCTGCAGCTCGCGCTCGGCGTGCAGGGTCGCGACGACCTGCGCGCCGACGCCGAGCTGTTCGCCGAGCAGCCCGCCCACCGCGCCGACCTGATCCTGGCGGTGCTCGACCAGATCCGGGCCGAGCAGCCGTGGCTGTACCGGCCGACGACGCGCGCGCGTCCGCTGGGCTGA
- a CDS encoding sensor histidine kinase, producing the protein MSRTPGPFGPDYAARVPSLDDIAQFQTSLTSDDVAWLHALVTDWQIIADLSFSDLVLWVPDAEAKGMWAGAQIRPTTGPTTLLEDVAGTFLPSKAAGEHPVEKALTTGRVVPEHLEEQADGTRVLVEAIPVRRAGTTIGVIARRSSETGLRTASTLERAYFEAAGELGAMIRRGEFPVPGARSDLADSLRVGDGFIRTDVRGVVRYTSPNALSAYRRLGLTGDLVGTHLGDVTTGLVGRRPTDRGARGVLSGREASEAEIENANASLLVRTIPLRSSGQRSGSLILLRDVTELRLRERELVSKDATIREIHHRVKNNLQTVAALLRLQGRRTENPEARAALEEAVRRVGSIALVHETLSQSFSDFVAFDEIADRLLHTVLDVSNGPAGANLVRPERFGSFGLLPGEIATPLSMVLTELIQNASAHAYDESGGTLTLAVNRIRDKVRLRVSDDGMGLPDDFDASRSLGLSIVTTLVEGELGGSLRFEPRVGGGTTVAISLTV; encoded by the coding sequence GTGTCACGGACACCCGGCCCGTTCGGCCCCGACTACGCTGCACGGGTGCCCTCGCTCGACGACATCGCGCAGTTCCAGACGTCCCTGACGTCCGACGACGTCGCGTGGCTGCACGCCCTGGTCACCGACTGGCAGATCATCGCCGACCTGTCGTTCTCCGACCTCGTGCTGTGGGTGCCCGACGCCGAGGCCAAGGGCATGTGGGCCGGTGCGCAGATCCGACCGACGACCGGTCCGACGACGCTGCTCGAGGACGTCGCGGGCACGTTCCTGCCCAGCAAGGCCGCGGGCGAGCACCCGGTGGAGAAGGCGCTGACGACGGGCCGGGTCGTGCCCGAGCACCTGGAGGAGCAGGCCGACGGCACCCGCGTCCTGGTCGAGGCCATCCCGGTGCGTCGCGCGGGCACGACGATCGGCGTCATCGCCCGGCGCAGCAGCGAGACGGGCCTGCGCACCGCGAGCACGCTCGAGCGGGCCTACTTCGAGGCCGCCGGCGAGCTGGGTGCCATGATCCGCCGCGGCGAGTTCCCGGTGCCCGGTGCCCGCTCGGACCTGGCCGACTCGCTGCGGGTCGGCGACGGGTTCATCCGCACCGACGTGCGGGGGGTCGTGCGCTACACCAGCCCCAACGCGCTGTCCGCGTACCGCCGGCTGGGGCTGACCGGCGACCTCGTCGGCACCCACCTGGGCGACGTCACGACGGGCCTGGTGGGCCGCCGTCCGACCGACCGCGGTGCCCGTGGCGTGCTCAGCGGCCGCGAGGCGTCCGAGGCCGAGATCGAGAACGCCAACGCCTCGCTCCTGGTGCGCACGATCCCGCTGCGGTCGTCCGGCCAGCGCAGCGGATCGCTGATCCTCCTGCGGGACGTCACCGAGCTGCGCCTGCGCGAGCGCGAGCTGGTGTCGAAGGACGCGACGATCCGCGAGATCCACCACCGGGTCAAGAACAACCTGCAGACCGTCGCGGCGCTGCTGCGGCTGCAGGGACGTCGCACCGAGAATCCCGAGGCGCGGGCGGCGCTCGAGGAGGCGGTGCGACGCGTCGGCTCGATCGCGCTGGTGCACGAGACGCTCAGCCAGTCGTTCAGCGACTTCGTGGCGTTCGACGAGATCGCCGACCGCCTGCTCCACACGGTGCTCGACGTGTCGAACGGCCCGGCCGGGGCCAACCTGGTGCGGCCCGAGCGGTTCGGCTCGTTCGGGCTGCTGCCGGGCGAGATCGCCACGCCCCTGTCGATGGTGCTGACCGAGCTGATCCAGAACGCGTCGGCGCACGCCTACGACGAGTCGGGCGGCACGCTGACGCTCGCGGTCAACCGCATCCGCGACAAGGTGCGGCTGCGGGTCAGCGACGACGGCATGGGCCTGCCCGACGACTTCGACGCGTCCCGCAGCCTGGGGCTGTCGATCGTGACGACGCTCGTCGAGGGCGAGCTGGGCGGGTCGCTACGGTTCGAGCCCCGGGTCGGTGGCGGCACCACGGTCGCCATCTCGCTGACCGTCTGA
- a CDS encoding WhiB family transcriptional regulator, with the protein MDWRHKSACLDEDPELFFPIGNTGPAILQIEEAKVVCRRCDVREQCLQWALESGQDHGVWGGLSEDERRTLKRRNARARIRTA; encoded by the coding sequence ATGGACTGGCGCCACAAGTCGGCATGCCTCGATGAGGATCCTGAGCTCTTCTTCCCCATCGGCAACACGGGTCCCGCCATCTTGCAGATCGAAGAGGCCAAGGTCGTATGCCGCCGCTGTGATGTCCGCGAGCAGTGCCTTCAGTGGGCACTGGAGTCCGGACAGGATCACGGTGTGTGGGGAGGCTTGAGCGAAGACGAACGTCGAACGCTGAAGCGTCGCAATGCTCGGGCACGTATCCGTACCGCCTGA
- a CDS encoding NAD(P)-dependent malic enzyme — protein sequence MVATDIDVHAAVPDPDDAVFALHQGGKMSIAASVPIRDAHDLSLAYTPGVARVCEAIAADPDVAHDYTWVSNTVAVVTDGTAVLGLGDIGPAASMPVMEGKAILFKQFGGVDAIPIALDTTDVDEIVETVVRLAPSFGGINLEDISSPRCFEIERRLVERLDIPVFHDDQHGTAVVTLAALINSARLTDRDLEDFKVVISGAGAAGVAIMKILQSAGVRKIAVVDRAGVIHPGRDDLNEVKQWLADQTAGWARPGSISDALDQADVFIGVSGGTVPEEAVARMAPEAIVFAMANPHPEVHPDVAHRYARVVATGRSDFPNQINNVLVFPGIFRGALDVRATRISEGMKLAAATAIADLVGDDLSETYVIPSPFDPRVATAVARAVTDTARREGLARRPY from the coding sequence ATGGTTGCCACCGACATCGACGTGCACGCCGCCGTCCCCGATCCCGACGACGCCGTCTTCGCCCTGCACCAGGGCGGCAAGATGAGCATCGCCGCCTCTGTCCCGATCCGGGACGCACACGATCTCTCGCTCGCGTACACGCCGGGCGTCGCCCGGGTGTGCGAGGCGATAGCGGCCGATCCCGACGTCGCCCACGACTACACGTGGGTCTCCAACACCGTCGCGGTCGTCACCGACGGCACCGCGGTGCTCGGCCTCGGTGACATCGGCCCTGCCGCGTCGATGCCGGTCATGGAGGGCAAGGCCATCTTGTTCAAGCAGTTCGGCGGCGTCGACGCGATCCCGATCGCGCTCGACACGACCGACGTCGACGAGATCGTCGAGACCGTCGTGCGACTCGCGCCGTCGTTCGGGGGCATCAACCTGGAGGACATCTCCAGCCCGCGGTGCTTCGAGATCGAGCGTCGTCTCGTCGAGCGCCTCGACATCCCGGTCTTCCACGACGACCAGCACGGCACCGCGGTCGTGACGCTCGCTGCGCTCATCAACTCCGCCCGGCTCACCGACCGCGACCTCGAGGACTTCAAGGTCGTGATCTCCGGTGCCGGCGCGGCCGGTGTCGCGATCATGAAGATCCTGCAGTCCGCCGGCGTCCGCAAGATCGCCGTGGTCGACCGGGCGGGTGTCATCCACCCGGGTCGTGACGACCTCAACGAGGTCAAGCAGTGGCTCGCCGACCAGACCGCGGGCTGGGCACGCCCCGGCTCGATCTCCGACGCCCTCGACCAGGCCGACGTCTTCATCGGTGTCTCCGGCGGCACCGTGCCGGAGGAGGCCGTCGCCCGCATGGCACCCGAGGCGATCGTCTTCGCGATGGCCAACCCGCACCCCGAGGTGCACCCCGACGTCGCGCACCGGTACGCGCGGGTCGTGGCCACGGGCCGCTCCGACTTCCCCAACCAGATCAACAACGTGCTGGTCTTCCCGGGCATCTTCCGCGGCGCGCTCGACGTCCGGGCCACGCGCATCTCCGAGGGCATGAAGCTCGCGGCCGCCACGGCGATCGCCGACCTGGTGGGCGACGACCTGTCCGAGACCTACGTCATCCCGTCGCCGTTCGACCCCCGCGTCGCCACGGCGGTGGCCCGCGCCGTCACCGACACGGCACGGCGCGAGGGTCTGGCCCGCCGCCCGTACTGA
- a CDS encoding zinc-binding dehydrogenase: MFAVYAGQINPRDPLSGLVVGERPDPEVPEGWTTVTVKAASINHHDVWSLRGVGLGEASLPMILGCDAAGYDEDGNEVLVHAVISDPSWRGDETLDPKRSLLSERHQGTFAEKVAVPTRNVVPKPAGLSFAEAACLPTAWLTAYRMLFTQSGLKQGDTVLVQGAGGGVATAAITLARAAGFRVWATSRDEDKRARAVEIGAHEAFESGARLPAKVDAVMETVGAATWSHSVRSMRPGGTIVISGATSGDAPSHAELTRIFFQQMRVHGSTMGTRDELHALAQFMDVTGTRPLIDREIPMEQAADGLQSVIDGSVFGKIVLTR, from the coding sequence ATGTTCGCCGTCTACGCAGGTCAGATCAACCCCAGGGACCCTCTCTCCGGGCTGGTGGTGGGCGAGCGTCCCGATCCCGAGGTGCCCGAGGGCTGGACGACCGTCACGGTCAAGGCCGCATCGATCAACCACCACGACGTGTGGAGCCTGCGCGGCGTGGGCCTGGGCGAGGCGTCGCTGCCGATGATCCTCGGCTGCGACGCCGCCGGCTACGACGAGGACGGCAACGAGGTGCTGGTGCACGCCGTCATCAGCGATCCGTCGTGGCGCGGCGACGAGACCCTCGATCCGAAGCGGTCGCTGCTGTCGGAGCGTCACCAGGGCACGTTCGCCGAGAAGGTCGCCGTGCCGACCCGCAACGTCGTGCCCAAGCCGGCGGGCCTGTCGTTCGCCGAGGCGGCGTGCCTGCCGACCGCGTGGCTGACGGCCTATCGCATGCTGTTCACCCAGTCGGGCCTCAAGCAGGGCGACACCGTGCTGGTGCAGGGTGCCGGCGGCGGCGTCGCGACGGCCGCCATCACCCTGGCCCGGGCGGCAGGCTTCCGGGTGTGGGCCACGAGCCGCGATGAGGACAAGCGGGCGCGCGCGGTCGAGATCGGGGCCCACGAGGCCTTCGAGTCCGGTGCCAGGCTCCCGGCGAAGGTCGACGCGGTCATGGAGACCGTCGGCGCGGCCACGTGGTCGCACTCGGTCCGGTCGATGCGCCCCGGCGGCACGATCGTCATCTCGGGTGCCACCTCGGGCGACGCCCCCTCGCACGCCGAGCTGACCCGCATCTTCTTCCAGCAGATGCGCGTGCACGGCTCCACGATGGGCACGCGCGACGAGCTGCACGCCCTCGCGCAGTTCATGGACGTCACGGGCACGCGTCCGCTGATCGACCGCGAGATCCCGATGGAGCAGGCTGCCGACGGGCTGCAGAGCGTCATCGACGGCAGCGTCTTCGGCAAGATCGTCCTGACGCGCTGA
- a CDS encoding AAA family ATPase: MRFDQPPVVRVSWSPHPDIPHDPRAWPLTIPAVQQVMADGLDLRPGVTFLVGENGSGKSTLVEAVATAYGLSPEGGTAFGRHETRGSESPLHHHLQVQRGIGAGRWGFFLRAETMHGWYTYMDAHGGPNDTDYHAMSHGESFLEVLTRKFDSPGFYCLDEPEAALSFRSSLTLIRVLHDLAASGAQVLCATHSPVLASLPGARVLEVGDWGLRETTWHELELVRHYRAYLDTPMRYLRHTLAED, from the coding sequence ATGAGATTCGACCAGCCGCCCGTCGTCCGGGTCTCGTGGTCCCCGCACCCGGACATCCCGCACGACCCGCGCGCATGGCCGCTGACGATCCCGGCCGTCCAGCAGGTCATGGCCGACGGCCTCGACCTGCGGCCCGGCGTGACGTTCCTGGTCGGCGAGAACGGTTCCGGCAAGTCGACGCTCGTCGAGGCCGTCGCGACCGCGTACGGACTGTCGCCCGAAGGCGGCACGGCCTTCGGGCGCCACGAGACCCGGGGGTCCGAGTCGCCGCTGCACCACCACCTGCAGGTGCAGCGCGGCATCGGTGCCGGACGGTGGGGGTTCTTCCTGCGTGCCGAGACGATGCACGGCTGGTACACCTACATGGACGCACACGGCGGCCCCAACGACACCGACTACCACGCGATGAGTCACGGTGAGTCGTTCCTCGAGGTGCTGACGCGCAAGTTCGACTCGCCGGGCTTCTACTGCCTCGACGAGCCCGAGGCAGCCTTGTCGTTCAGGTCGAGCCTGACGCTGATCCGCGTCCTGCACGACCTCGCAGCGTCCGGCGCGCAGGTGCTCTGCGCCACGCACTCCCCCGTGCTGGCCTCGCTGCCCGGGGCACGCGTCCTCGAGGTCGGCGACTGGGGCCTGCGTGAGACGACGTGGCACGAGCTCGAGCTCGTGCGCCACTACCGCGCCTACCTCGACACCCCGATGCGCTATCTGCGCCACACCCTTGCTGAGGACTGA
- a CDS encoding DUF1059 domain-containing protein, whose product MAKTLTCPCGEQLVGRTDDEFVTTVDAHLQAAHEGRTYPASMILQMAQTIPD is encoded by the coding sequence ATGGCCAAGACGCTGACATGTCCCTGCGGTGAGCAGCTCGTCGGACGCACCGACGACGAGTTCGTCACGACCGTCGACGCCCACCTGCAGGCCGCGCACGAGGGGCGCACCTACCCCGCGAGCATGATCCTGCAGATGGCTCAGACCATCCCCGACTGA
- a CDS encoding DUF6104 family protein has protein sequence MYFTDRGIEELQARRGDEEVTFAWLAEQLSTFVDLNPDFEIPVERLATWLARLDDEDE, from the coding sequence ATGTACTTCACCGATCGCGGGATCGAGGAGCTCCAGGCCAGGCGGGGTGACGAAGAGGTCACCTTCGCCTGGCTGGCCGAGCAGCTCAGCACGTTCGTCGATCTCAACCCCGACTTCGAGATCCCGGTCGAGCGCCTGGCCACCTGGCTCGCCCGCCTCGACGACGAGGACGAGTAG